In Coffea arabica cultivar ET-39 chromosome 9e, Coffea Arabica ET-39 HiFi, whole genome shotgun sequence, the genomic window TGCTTGCACGCAGGGAAATTTGCCCGGTGACAACACTGAGGTAGACGtgctcatttcaatccaaaaggTGGAGTCTAATCATTCGACAGATTTTAGTTGCTACAGCCACTATTCTTTTCCCAAGTTACTAAGTTGATtgcttcaattaattaatttgttagGCATACTAGACTCGTCAGTGAATGTGTCTTCATACTTGAAACATGTTGTCAAAATTTGCTGCTCTAAAACAGTTTTCTGCAGTACTTGATCAGCAAAACATCCCATCAAACCAGAAATGAAAGTAAATTTTGGTCCCAGGATCTTGAACTGATTCTTTGTAATGAAGAAGACAAACCATACCGGCCCATTGTTGGGACATCAATCTGCCAATTATCTTCAATTTCAGCATTGAAACAAGAACAGAAAACTAGAAATTCATAAAGGTACGACATGAATTGGAAAAAGGTAATCGAAAAATTGGTCTTTCAATGTCGGATTTCCATTATCTGAGAATACAGAACTATAGTACATTACATTCTACTAAAAGTtactgaaattttgcagccaaTTTTACAGGGCACATGCTTATTACTTGCAATGATTTTATAAATACAGAGTTTTCATATTCAAACCTACTTTAAGTTAAGCGATATCTAATACTGAAAAAAATGTTAATGTTGATCAAATAGATAATCTTGGATAGCTTATCCAGACGCAGTGGTGTATTAGTATTTTTTTGGGGGCTGACTATCGCAGTGGTGATATTATTGTGGAAGTTTGGTGACCCAGGGGTTTTGTATGTGTGGGCAagagttctttttttttgggaggggggGTTTATATTTGCATCTTAATTTAGGTATAAGTATAGTTTGAGGAAGAGGAATGATGGCAATATTTAAAGTTAAACCAGTCAGTTCTTAATATCTGAAGTTTTGGTGGACAGGCCCAGCAATTATTTCAGAGGGATGCACAAACAATAACACTTGAAGCGCTAGAGAGTGTGAAAGCTGCGCTTGCAAGTAGTGAGATTGAGCACAAGGCCGAGACTAAGAAGAAAACAGTACCTCGTAAGGCAGCAGGGCAGGCATGGGAGGATCCTACACTTGCAGATTGGCCAGAGAGTGAGTTTCATGTACTCTACACCTTGTGTGGTTGCATTCATCATTTTTTATGACAATTTTCGCCTGTCTTAATTCCTTCACTGATCTTGTTTTTGCTAGTATTAATGCCTTCAGTATTACTGTTTGTGTTGTGCAGATGATTCTCGTTTGTTCTGTGGTGATCTTGGTAATGAGGTGAATGATGATGTTCTATCCAAAGCATTTTCAAGATTTCCATCTTTTAACATGGCCAGGGTGAGTTATTTGAACTCGTCCACTTTTTATATGTCTCAACCTTCTCTTGTTCGAATTATCGAAACTTTAATTTGTCTCCTTGTCGTGGTTGCCTTTGGTGAGGTTCTGACCTGATTTTGCATGATCCCTTAATCTGATTTCGAAGAAGTGCTTTGATCTGATTTACGAGTTTAAAACTTTGAACTTGGACAACATCTATGGTTATGTTTGTGTGAAATAAGATTAAATTTTGCTAGCATATGATTCTTTAGCTTAAGGGATGCTTGGTATCGAACACTGTTCTGGCTGATCATACTGGTGCTTCTACCATCATTTTTATAAAAGAGAGAAATTTAAGAATCTCTCATGCCTCTGAGCTCTTGAATCTGTGCACTTTTGTGTCTGCATCCGCACTCGTCCCTTTTGTCGTGACAAATGCCCCTTGTAGTTAGTCaaacataatatatattatcTGATGTTTAAAGGAGAATGATTAATCTGCTTAGTCATACTGTCTTTTGTTCAGTGCATTACTTGACAGTGTTGGTACTGTGATCACTACTGTATGTAATGTTGCCTGGACGACGAGCTTTAGTTTCAGCTTGTTGACAATGTTGGCTGTTCAGGCACCAGTTAGTGATTGGGAGTACAATGCTACGCTCCCCAAAACTGCTTCAATGATTGATTTGGCTTCAAAAATAATGATGACTTGTTTAGCACTGACTTAAGTGAGGACCAGCTGAGGCAGAGACTTGGACACATGTCCCACACACCTTGTCAAGTAGGAAATTGCAGTACATAGTTATGTCCAATATCTATAATTTTTTCCATCGCATTTGATAGACCAAAGGCTATATTTCTAGCATGACATGATTTCTAGTAGGTTGAATTGCTTGAACGCAAACTATTTCCTGGGgtgttattatattattattgttgcaatttttttcctatcattttccaatctcaaatgctcaagaattggaaaaaaaatttctgtttcCCCAGATCACTGTATACACTTTTCTTCATCCCTTCAATTTCTCGGCTGTTTTCTCTTCTTCTGAAGGATTGGCACTAACCTCTACTAAAGCATAGCCGGACTGCTCCACCTAGAGATGGCTGAAGGAAGTGGAAATGAGGAGACAACTCTTGAGCATACATCAACATGGGCAGTGGTAGTTGTTTGTTTCATCTTGATGAGCCCAAACAATGTACTATATATATACTATACCTCTCGCGGATCGTTGCTAATATTGTACAATTACGTTACCTGACTTTTAGCATTTCTTTCAACTTGTTAGGGATGAGAGTCTTTTTGTT contains:
- the LOC113709378 gene encoding uncharacterized protein isoform X3, whose product is MSSTSAAAASSSSSTASSQFTYTTGTYFPTPFHLQQPQTYVAAAAAASILQFPAPPPAVPHVYPAPATVPTVYSLPQYQQAQQLFQRDAQTITLEALESVKAALASSEIEHKAETKKKTVPRKAAGQAWEDPTLADWPENDSRLFCGDLGNEVNDDVLSKAFSRFPSFNMARDWH
- the LOC113709378 gene encoding uncharacterized protein isoform X2, producing MSSTSAAAASSSSSTASSQFTYTTGTYFPTPFHLQQPQTYVAAAAAASILQFPAPPPAVPHVYPAPATVPTVYSLPQYQQAQQLFQRDAQTITLEALESVKAALASSEIEHKAETKKKTVPRKAAGQAWEDPTLADWPENDSRLFCGDLGNEVNDDVLSKAFSRFPSFNMARITVYTFLHPFNFSAVFSSSEGLALTSTKA
- the LOC113709378 gene encoding uncharacterized protein isoform X1, whose protein sequence is MSSTSAAAASSSSSTASSQFTYTTGTYFPTPFHLQQPQTYVAAAAAASILQFPAPPPAVPHVYPAPATVPTVYSLPQYQQAQQLFQRDAQTITLEALESVKAALASSEIEHKAETKKKTVPRKAAGQAWEDPTLADWPENDSRLFCGDLGNEVNDDVLSKAFSRFPSFNMARAPVSDWEYNATLPKTASMIDLASKIMMTCLALT